From a single Hymenobacter sp. YIM 151500-1 genomic region:
- a CDS encoding DNA integrity scanning protein DisA nucleotide-binding domain protein: MHTCSGPTPAPPRPMWEQQNLFRVSAQLFADGIFNLLDRNLKPEVFLLGLASAREADAPDAVVLEPAAHRYRPTDFADVKTHAAALEPDGPREVVYHLHPLDQDRYEKLRWYELLRRATEHILADLVARRGEDRVSFCSLPVSVNGYLVVVILQLSAEVYHGYYALPGPTGAIKPASLLAATVQEFLQDSSRALRESDTDDDRPVLDRDYNEVLRAAGRRFMLRVAQGTHGLYDACNGVAALRHEGDEGVGIMLIARRHHPAVVPVLTLETPIPLRDYRRIRKLLELSEDRTALITDATDVFGLGYLVEPTDPQYEPLFTVHFTKHYSWELSHDTQLMMKVVSNTPRLPQGTVEENNFAQAISRVFPGLDAAGVAYLWELTLKATSQPNGTILVISEGAAQEAARLTRQCFRVAPRLMTPSVLRLVTNIDGAVLVDPAGTCYAIGAILDGLATAKGDSSRGSRYNSALRYVESSRYACLAIVVSEDGWIDLLPPVRR; encoded by the coding sequence TTGCACACCTGTTCCGGCCCCACCCCCGCTCCGCCCCGCCCTATGTGGGAACAACAAAATCTTTTCCGCGTTTCGGCCCAGCTGTTTGCCGATGGCATCTTCAACCTGCTCGACCGGAACCTGAAGCCGGAAGTGTTTCTGCTGGGGCTGGCCTCGGCCCGCGAGGCCGACGCCCCTGATGCCGTGGTACTCGAGCCGGCCGCCCACCGCTACCGCCCCACCGACTTTGCCGACGTAAAGACCCATGCCGCCGCCCTGGAGCCCGACGGCCCGCGCGAGGTGGTGTACCACCTGCACCCCCTGGACCAGGACCGGTACGAGAAGCTGCGCTGGTACGAGCTGCTGCGGCGCGCCACCGAGCACATCCTGGCCGACCTGGTGGCCCGGCGCGGCGAAGACCGGGTGAGCTTCTGCTCCCTGCCCGTGAGCGTAAACGGCTACCTGGTGGTGGTGATTCTACAGCTCTCGGCCGAGGTGTACCACGGCTACTACGCCCTGCCGGGGCCCACGGGCGCCATCAAGCCGGCCTCCCTGTTGGCGGCCACGGTGCAGGAGTTTCTGCAAGACTCCAGCCGGGCCCTGCGCGAGTCGGATACCGACGACGACCGGCCCGTGCTGGACCGCGACTACAACGAGGTGCTGCGGGCGGCGGGGCGACGCTTTATGCTGCGCGTGGCCCAGGGCACCCACGGCCTCTATGATGCCTGCAACGGCGTGGCCGCCCTGCGCCACGAGGGCGACGAGGGCGTCGGCATCATGCTCATAGCCCGCCGCCACCACCCCGCCGTGGTGCCGGTGCTTACGCTGGAAACGCCCATTCCGCTGCGCGACTACCGCCGCATCCGGAAGCTGCTGGAGCTAAGCGAGGACCGCACCGCCCTCATCACCGACGCCACCGACGTGTTCGGGCTGGGCTACCTGGTCGAGCCCACCGACCCGCAGTACGAGCCCCTGTTTACGGTGCACTTCACCAAGCACTACAGCTGGGAGCTAAGCCACGACACCCAGCTAATGATGAAGGTAGTGTCGAACACCCCGCGCCTGCCCCAGGGCACGGTAGAGGAAAACAACTTCGCCCAGGCCATCAGCCGGGTGTTTCCGGGCCTGGACGCGGCCGGCGTAGCCTACCTGTGGGAGCTGACGCTCAAGGCTACCAGCCAGCCCAACGGCACCATTCTGGTGATTTCGGAAGGCGCGGCCCAGGAGGCCGCCCGCCTCACCCGCCAGTGCTTCCGGGTGGCCCCGCGCCTGATGACGCCCTCGGTGCTGCGCCTGGTCACCAACATCGACGGGGCCGTGCTCGTCGACCCGGCCGGTACCTGCTACGCCATCGGCGCCATCCTCGACGGCCTGGCCACCGCCAAGGGCGACTCCAGCCGCGGCTCCCGCTACAACTCGGCCCTGCGCTACGTGGAAAGCAGCCGCTACGCCTGCCTGGCCATCGTCGTCAGCGAAGACGGCTGGATTGACCTGCTCCCGCCGGTGCGACGGTAA
- a CDS encoding mechanosensitive ion channel family protein: MNQDLRGVLLAYWQQFLFVLPRLLVAVVVLALAGVVARRLSALIGGRLRRRTDDPLLADFLTRFSHWGLLLLGALLALQVVGLSGMVSGLLAGAGLSAFIVGFAFKDIAENFLAGVILAFNRPFRINDTVQIRDMIGHVEALNLRTTLMRTFDGKHIFLPNSLVLKEPLTNFTRDGNLRQDFLVSVELGPDVTPAVAVDLILGYLRTVPQVQQAPRPPYVNLEKATATTVDLRVFFWTDAEDYRRGVLQTKSQLMEQIKLELRGAGLGVPALSQ, encoded by the coding sequence ATGAACCAGGATTTGCGTGGCGTACTGCTGGCGTACTGGCAGCAGTTTTTGTTTGTGCTGCCCCGGCTGCTGGTGGCCGTGGTGGTGCTGGCCCTGGCCGGCGTGGTGGCCCGGCGGCTGAGCGCCCTCATCGGCGGCCGCCTGCGCCGGCGCACCGACGACCCGCTGCTGGCCGACTTTCTCACCCGCTTCAGCCACTGGGGCCTGCTGCTGCTGGGGGCGTTGCTGGCCTTGCAGGTGGTGGGGCTCAGTGGCATGGTCAGCGGGCTGCTGGCCGGGGCCGGGCTGTCGGCGTTTATCGTAGGCTTTGCCTTCAAGGATATTGCCGAAAACTTCCTGGCCGGCGTCATCCTGGCCTTCAACCGGCCCTTCCGCATCAACGACACGGTGCAGATTCGGGACATGATTGGGCACGTGGAGGCCCTGAACCTGCGCACCACCCTCATGCGCACCTTCGACGGCAAGCACATCTTCCTGCCCAACTCCCTGGTGCTCAAAGAGCCGCTCACCAACTTTACCCGCGACGGAAACCTGCGCCAGGATTTCCTGGTGAGCGTGGAGCTGGGCCCCGACGTGACGCCCGCCGTGGCCGTTGACCTCATCCTCGGCTACCTGCGCACCGTACCTCAGGTGCAGCAGGCCCCGCGCCCACCCTACGTCAACCTGGAAAAAGCCACCGCCACCACCGTCGACCTGCGCGTGTTTTTCTGGACCGACGCCGAAGACTACCGCCGCGGCGTGCTCCAGACCAAAAGCCAGCTTATGGAGCAAATCAAGCTGGAGCTGCGGGGCGCCGGCCTGGGCGTACCCGCGTTGAGCCAGTAG
- a CDS encoding chloride channel protein — MPKNTIHRLLSPLLLWRLRHVNDRVYLIVVSILVGIVAGLAAVLLKTSVHSSQELLYSWVPEQYRVFALSFYPIIGVALTVLFTRYVLGGNLSRGIGPVIYNIARQGSIVPRSKLYSQLVTSFLTVTFGGSAGLEAPISVTGSAIGSNTARVLRIGRRERRLLTGCGAAAGVAAIFNSPIAGVLFAVEVILSELSAAYFVPLLISSATATVVSKALYAGQPFVLITTSWPVEAVPFYLMLALFTALLSVYMIRVYFWADKFFERQRGTFRKVLLGGLALGLLVFIFPPLYGEGYNIVQLLLGGHASQLVDGSLFSVYRDDSVWLVLLVAAGSMLLKVAATTITIGAGGNGGMFGSSLFAGALCGFIFARLINLSGLYPISEVHFIVLGMAGTLAGVVHAPLTGIFLIAEITGGYAMFVPLMVVTSVSYLITRYFEPYSVYTRKLVQRGVYVHQDRDRGLLAQLDLFQLVQTDFQPVRPTDTLGELVNTFRHATRNVFPVVDAEGHLHGVVTLDTVRDALFDDEHYTTTRVRDLMIDPPAVVRPDDTITDTLRCMEELGAPALPVVNGHDRYVGFILKSTILANYRRQLIKESEV; from the coding sequence ATGCCCAAAAACACGATTCACCGGTTACTGAGTCCGTTGCTGCTGTGGCGGTTGCGCCACGTCAACGACCGGGTGTACCTGATTGTGGTAAGCATCCTGGTGGGGATAGTGGCGGGGCTGGCGGCCGTGCTGCTGAAAACCTCGGTGCACAGCAGCCAGGAGCTGCTCTACAGCTGGGTGCCCGAGCAGTACCGGGTATTTGCCTTGTCCTTTTACCCCATCATCGGGGTGGCCCTGACCGTGCTGTTTACGCGCTACGTGCTGGGCGGCAACCTGTCCCGCGGCATCGGGCCCGTCATCTACAACATTGCCCGGCAGGGCAGCATCGTGCCCCGCAGCAAGCTGTACTCCCAGCTGGTTACCTCGTTTCTGACCGTGACGTTTGGGGGCTCGGCGGGGTTGGAGGCGCCCATTTCCGTCACGGGCTCGGCCATTGGCTCCAACACGGCGCGGGTGCTGCGCATCGGGCGGCGCGAGCGGCGCCTGCTCACGGGCTGCGGGGCGGCGGCGGGCGTGGCGGCCATCTTCAACTCGCCTATTGCCGGGGTGCTGTTCGCCGTCGAGGTGATTTTGTCGGAGCTGTCGGCGGCGTATTTCGTGCCCCTGCTCATTTCTTCGGCCACGGCCACGGTGGTGTCCAAGGCCCTGTACGCGGGCCAGCCCTTCGTGCTGATTACCACCTCCTGGCCGGTGGAGGCGGTGCCGTTTTACCTGATGCTGGCCCTGTTCACGGCCCTGCTGTCGGTGTACATGATTCGGGTGTACTTCTGGGCCGATAAGTTTTTTGAGCGGCAGCGCGGTACGTTTCGCAAGGTGCTGCTGGGCGGCCTGGCCTTGGGGCTGCTGGTGTTCATCTTCCCGCCCCTCTACGGCGAGGGCTACAACATCGTGCAACTGCTGCTGGGCGGCCACGCCAGCCAGCTCGTCGACGGCTCCCTGTTCTCGGTGTACCGCGACGACAGCGTGTGGCTGGTGCTGCTGGTGGCGGCCGGCAGTATGCTGCTGAAAGTGGCAGCCACAACCATTACGATTGGGGCTGGCGGCAACGGGGGCATGTTCGGCTCCTCGCTGTTTGCCGGCGCCTTGTGCGGCTTTATTTTCGCCCGCCTCATCAACCTGAGCGGCCTCTACCCTATTTCCGAGGTGCATTTTATTGTGCTGGGCATGGCCGGCACGCTGGCCGGCGTGGTGCACGCCCCGCTCACCGGCATCTTCCTCATTGCCGAAATCACGGGCGGCTACGCCATGTTCGTGCCCTTGATGGTGGTTACGTCGGTGTCGTATCTGATTACGCGCTACTTCGAGCCGTACTCGGTGTACACGCGCAAGCTGGTGCAGCGCGGCGTGTACGTGCACCAGGACCGCGACCGGGGCCTGCTGGCCCAGCTCGACTTGTTTCAATTGGTGCAAACCGACTTCCAGCCGGTGCGCCCCACCGATACGCTGGGTGAGCTGGTAAACACCTTCCGCCACGCCACCCGCAACGTGTTTCCGGTGGTAGACGCCGAGGGCCACCTGCACGGCGTGGTCACGCTGGACACCGTGCGCGACGCCCTCTTCGACGACGAGCACTACACCACCACCCGCGTGCGCGACCTGATGATAGACCCGCCCGCCGTGGTCCGCCCCGACGACACCATCACGGACACGCTGCGCTGCATGGAGGAGCTGGGCGCCCCGGCCTTGCCCGTCGTCAACGGCCACGACCGGTACGTGGGCTTCATCCTTAAGTCCACCATCTTGGCCAACTACCGCCGCCAGCTCATCAAGGAAAGTGAGGTGTAG
- a CDS encoding BaiN/RdsA family NAD(P)/FAD-dependent oxidoreductase has protein sequence MSISALAGMGPEVAVVGGGPAGLLAAEHLARAGCRVTVYEAQATVGRKFLVAGHGGFNLTHGEPLPTFQTRYAARQPEFARFLAHFSPEHLRQWAQELGIGTFVGTSGRVFPQPEHKPAHLLRAWLNRLAGLGVSIRTRHRWLGFDGPRGLRLLDEATGAVVTATPAAAVLALGGASWPKTGSDGRWTGPLAELGVRLEPFAPSNCGAEVAWSAFFREKVGRQPLKNVALSCGGRTVPGEIMLTDYGLEGTPVYALTPELRQRLAAGSPAWLHLNLKPMLPPEQLRARLHRRRLPSTLTALLKDVFRLGPPAPTLLRELTSLPANLPPPDAVVSALTALPIPVTGLRPLAEAISTAGGVAWDEVDDHLMLRRRPGTFLAGEMLDWEAPTGGYLLQGCFSTGAWAAHGALAWLFENEGNVGKM, from the coding sequence ATGTCGATTTCAGCACTAGCCGGAATGGGGCCCGAGGTGGCCGTGGTAGGCGGGGGGCCGGCCGGGCTGCTGGCCGCCGAGCACCTGGCGCGGGCCGGCTGCCGGGTTACGGTGTACGAGGCTCAGGCCACGGTGGGGCGGAAGTTTCTGGTGGCCGGGCACGGGGGCTTCAACCTGACCCACGGGGAGCCGCTGCCGACGTTCCAGACGCGCTACGCGGCCCGCCAGCCCGAGTTTGCCCGCTTTCTGGCGCACTTCTCGCCCGAGCACCTGCGGCAGTGGGCTCAGGAGCTGGGCATTGGCACGTTTGTGGGCACCAGCGGGCGGGTGTTTCCGCAGCCTGAGCACAAGCCCGCCCACCTGCTGCGGGCCTGGCTGAACCGGCTGGCCGGCCTGGGCGTCAGTATCCGGACCCGCCACCGCTGGTTGGGTTTCGACGGCCCCCGCGGCCTGCGCCTGCTCGACGAGGCCACCGGTGCGGTAGTCACCGCTACGCCTGCCGCTGCGGTGCTGGCCCTGGGCGGAGCCAGCTGGCCCAAAACCGGCTCCGATGGCCGCTGGACCGGGCCGCTGGCCGAGCTGGGCGTACGCCTGGAGCCCTTCGCGCCCAGCAACTGCGGGGCGGAGGTGGCGTGGTCGGCGTTTTTTCGGGAAAAGGTGGGCAGGCAGCCGCTCAAGAACGTAGCCCTGAGCTGCGGGGGCCGCACGGTACCCGGCGAAATCATGCTCACCGACTACGGCCTGGAAGGCACGCCCGTGTACGCCCTCACGCCCGAGCTGCGCCAACGCCTGGCCGCGGGCAGTCCGGCCTGGCTGCACCTCAACCTGAAGCCCATGCTGCCGCCCGAGCAGCTGCGGGCCAGGCTGCACCGCCGCCGGCTGCCCTCCACCCTCACGGCCCTGCTCAAAGACGTGTTTCGCCTGGGGCCGCCCGCTCCCACGCTGCTACGGGAGCTGACTTCCCTGCCCGCCAACCTTCCGCCCCCCGACGCGGTAGTGTCGGCCCTGACGGCCCTGCCCATCCCTGTCACCGGCCTGCGTCCGCTGGCAGAAGCCATCAGCACGGCCGGCGGCGTGGCCTGGGACGAGGTAGACGACCACCTGATGCTGCGCCGCCGCCCTGGCACCTTCCTGGCCGGCGAGATGCTGGACTGGGAAGCCCCCACCGGCGGCTACCTCCTGCAAGGCTGCTTCAGCACCGGCGCCTGGGCCGCCCACGGCGCGCTGGCGTGGCTGTTTGAAAATGAGGGAAATGTGGGGAAAATGTGA
- a CDS encoding DUF4112 domain-containing protein, protein MATPTFDNDDRLRWVVRISHLLDSQFRVPGTSWRFGLDPIMGLLPVVGGLPSLAISGVLILTMLRHGASGNLVVRMALNVLLDTIIGAIPVVGNLFDFAYKANNRNVELLRAHYAEGKYQGSGKGLLLILLLVLLTVFGLLAWGLWELGTALWEWGKTVNW, encoded by the coding sequence ATGGCGACGCCTACCTTCGACAACGATGACCGCCTGCGCTGGGTGGTGCGCATTTCCCACCTGCTCGACAGCCAGTTCCGCGTGCCCGGCACCTCCTGGCGCTTCGGCCTCGACCCCATTATGGGCCTGCTGCCGGTGGTGGGCGGGCTACCTTCCCTGGCCATTTCGGGCGTGCTGATCCTGACCATGCTGCGCCACGGCGCCAGCGGCAACCTGGTGGTGCGCATGGCCCTGAACGTGCTGCTCGACACCATCATCGGCGCCATTCCCGTAGTCGGCAACCTCTTTGACTTCGCCTATAAAGCCAACAACCGCAACGTAGAGCTGCTGCGGGCGCACTACGCCGAAGGCAAATACCAGGGCAGCGGCAAGGGCCTGCTGCTCATTCTTTTACTTGTGCTACTGACGGTTTTCGGCCTCCTGGCCTGGGGCCTATGGGAGCTAGGCACGGCGCTTTGGGAGTGGGGAAAGACGGTGAATTGGTGA
- a CDS encoding histidine kinase dimerization/phosphoacceptor domain -containing protein: MRRCLIGMLLLIWLCSSSVVGQARRQVDSLRRVLASSPAQDTARVRTMLHLSYQLFQINQGRAALQQTQQALHLARRLRWELGVGMALQYAGDLYYDLGDFSAAHPLWLEALTIWKKHGDLSRASEVVNGLANLQSQAQEYEHAIRLNQEALRLAHQAHDTLGLVRAYVSMGGDVAAQGNLAASRRWHEQALALAERHAASAARYRIMLLNNLGDLHIMEGQPERALPLLQRARRLALLNPNDTKYNLATILATMAQAYDSLQQPRQALVYALLANKLATRAEAKQLQGTITAIISRLYAKTNNYEQAYRYSEAYHALQQQLVDQDKARAIADIQARYEAQQQERDIQILTQRNQIQRLATRQQRTLRNVALGSSVLLLGLTGAVYYRYRRRQRLVRLLNAQNQEKVLLLKEVHHRVKNNLQIVLSLLSSQLKSLREPAAIEALRESRTRVQSMALVHQNLYQTNSLTSIPVRPYLTELVQAIARAYQSEAATVAVHLDLAEAQLSTGTVMPLGLIVNELVTNAFKYAYATSPRPPQLHVTLHPTGPPRTYQLLVADNGGGLPALELGQVRSLGLRLVVGLSRQLKATLAVERPGQGTCFSLVFSEPDEPGTAS, translated from the coding sequence ATGCGTCGTTGTTTGATTGGAATGCTGCTGCTTATCTGGCTGTGTAGCAGTAGCGTCGTGGGGCAAGCCCGGCGGCAGGTTGACAGCCTGCGCCGGGTGCTAGCCTCCTCTCCGGCCCAGGACACGGCGCGCGTGCGCACGATGCTGCACCTGAGCTATCAGCTGTTCCAGATCAACCAGGGGCGCGCCGCCTTGCAGCAAACTCAGCAGGCCCTGCACTTAGCCCGTCGTCTGCGGTGGGAGCTGGGCGTGGGCATGGCCCTGCAGTATGCCGGCGACTTATACTATGATTTAGGCGACTTCTCAGCTGCTCATCCGCTCTGGCTGGAAGCTCTGACTATCTGGAAGAAACACGGGGACCTGTCCCGCGCCAGCGAAGTCGTCAATGGATTGGCTAATCTACAGTCGCAGGCTCAGGAGTACGAACATGCCATACGGCTCAACCAGGAGGCCTTGCGGCTGGCTCACCAAGCTCACGATACGCTGGGCCTGGTTCGGGCGTACGTATCCATGGGCGGCGACGTAGCCGCGCAAGGCAACCTGGCTGCCTCACGCCGGTGGCATGAGCAGGCTCTGGCCCTGGCGGAGCGCCACGCCGCCTCAGCGGCCCGCTACCGCATTATGCTGCTCAATAATCTGGGTGATCTGCACATTATGGAAGGCCAGCCCGAGCGGGCCCTACCCCTCTTGCAGCGCGCCCGCCGCCTGGCTCTACTCAATCCCAATGATACCAAATACAACCTGGCAACTATACTGGCTACCATGGCGCAGGCCTACGATTCGCTGCAACAGCCGCGTCAGGCGCTGGTGTACGCCCTGCTGGCCAATAAGCTAGCCACTCGCGCCGAAGCCAAGCAGCTACAAGGTACTATTACCGCCATTATCAGCCGGCTTTACGCCAAAACGAACAATTACGAGCAGGCCTACCGATACAGCGAAGCGTATCACGCCTTACAGCAGCAACTCGTTGACCAGGACAAAGCTCGCGCCATTGCCGATATCCAGGCGCGCTACGAAGCGCAGCAACAGGAGCGCGACATCCAGATTCTAACCCAGCGCAACCAGATTCAGCGCCTGGCCACGCGCCAGCAGCGCACGCTGCGCAACGTGGCGCTGGGCAGCAGCGTGCTGCTGCTGGGCCTGACGGGGGCGGTGTACTACCGCTACCGCCGCCGCCAGCGCCTGGTGCGCCTGCTCAATGCCCAGAACCAGGAGAAAGTGCTGCTGCTGAAAGAGGTGCACCACCGCGTCAAGAACAACCTGCAAATCGTGCTCAGCCTGCTCAGCTCCCAGCTCAAAAGCCTGCGCGAGCCGGCCGCCATCGAGGCCCTGCGCGAGAGCCGCACCCGCGTGCAGAGCATGGCCCTGGTGCACCAGAACCTGTACCAGACCAACAGCCTGACCAGCATCCCCGTGCGCCCCTACCTGACGGAGCTGGTGCAGGCCATTGCCCGCGCCTACCAGAGCGAGGCGGCCACGGTGGCCGTGCACCTAGACCTGGCCGAAGCCCAGCTGTCCACGGGCACGGTGATGCCGCTGGGGCTGATTGTCAACGAGCTGGTCACCAACGCCTTCAAGTACGCCTACGCCACCAGCCCCCGCCCGCCCCAGCTGCACGTGACCCTGCACCCCACGGGGCCGCCGCGTACCTACCAGCTGCTTGTAGCCGACAATGGCGGGGGCTTGCCGGCGCTGGAGCTGGGGCAGGTTCGCTCGTTGGGCTTGCGCCTGGTGGTGGGGTTGAGCCGCCAGCTCAAGGCCACGCTGGCCGTGGAGCGCCCTGGTCAGGGCACGTGCTTCAGCCTGGTGTTTAGTGAGCCCGACGAGCCGGGTACCGCATCATGA